From one Lycium ferocissimum isolate CSIRO_LF1 chromosome 7, AGI_CSIRO_Lferr_CH_V1, whole genome shotgun sequence genomic stretch:
- the LOC132065247 gene encoding uncharacterized protein LOC132065247 isoform X4, whose amino-acid sequence MDITLNFHVIFVADRGSNANSDSHVDLYPDDFRFVRKSKYVDEEREENSKKLKENISSILKKLLSSYCQQLRMMNKLTTMRTWNSWKDL is encoded by the exons ATGGATATCACTTTGAACTTTCATG TCATTTTTGTTGCAGATCGTGGTTCAAATGCTAATTCAGATTCACATGTAGATTTATATCCAGATGATTTTAGATTTGTAAGGAAGTCAAAGTATGTTGATGAAGAAAGGGAAGAGAATTCGAAAAAGCTGAAGGAGAATATCAGCTCAATATTAAAGAAGTTGTTGAGTTCATATTGTCAACAGCTGAG GATGATGAATAAGCTGACAACGATGAGGACTTGGAACTCTTGGAAAGATCTGTAA
- the LOC132065247 gene encoding uncharacterized protein LOC132065247 isoform X3, translating into MDITLNFHAKSGGGESLNGRMAELGIMQTQTNSVIPFPSSSAYQIEQPIQTRAALAFLLSDKGIFFREFLLDESFLLQIVVQMLIQIHM; encoded by the exons ATGGATATCACTTTGAACTTTCATG CTAAAAGTGGAGGTGGGGAGAGTTTGAATGGAAGAATGGCAGAGCTTGGCATTATGCAAACTCAAACAAATAGCGTAATTCCTTTTCCTTCTTCAAGTGCTTATCAAATAGAGCAGCCAATCCAAACAAGAGCAGCATTAGCATTTCTGCTCTCTGATAAAGGGATTTTTTTCCGCGAATTCCTTTTGGATGAG TCATTTTTGTTGCAGATCGTGGTTCAAATGCTAATTCAGATTCACATGTAG
- the LOC132065247 gene encoding uncharacterized protein LOC132065247 isoform X1, translating to MRLLTDESLRLRSALRYTTYRKSGVFYAERFIDAMQAFENFIIAAKSGGGESLNGRMAELGIMQTQTNSVIPFPSSSAYQIEQPIQTRAALAFLLSDKGIFFREFLLDESFLLQIVVQMLIQIHM from the exons ATG AGACTGCTCACTGATGAATCTCTGCGGTTACGGAGTGCTTTACGTTACACAACATATAGGAAATCTGGTGTTTTTTATGCTGAAAGATTCATAGATGCTATGCAAGCATTTGAGAATTTCATAATTGCAGCTAAAAGTGGAGGTGGGGAGAGTTTGAATGGAAGAATGGCAGAGCTTGGCATTATGCAAACTCAAACAAATAGCGTAATTCCTTTTCCTTCTTCAAGTGCTTATCAAATAGAGCAGCCAATCCAAACAAGAGCAGCATTAGCATTTCTGCTCTCTGATAAAGGGATTTTTTTCCGCGAATTCCTTTTGGATGAG TCATTTTTGTTGCAGATCGTGGTTCAAATGCTAATTCAGATTCACATGTAG
- the LOC132065247 gene encoding uncharacterized protein LOC132065247 isoform X2: MRLLTDESLRLRSALRYTTYRKSGVFYAERFIDAMQAFENFIIAAKSGGGESLNGRMAELGIMQTQTNSVIPFPSSSAYQIEQPIQTRAALAFLLSDKGIFFREFLLDEIYIQMILDL, encoded by the exons ATG AGACTGCTCACTGATGAATCTCTGCGGTTACGGAGTGCTTTACGTTACACAACATATAGGAAATCTGGTGTTTTTTATGCTGAAAGATTCATAGATGCTATGCAAGCATTTGAGAATTTCATAATTGCAGCTAAAAGTGGAGGTGGGGAGAGTTTGAATGGAAGAATGGCAGAGCTTGGCATTATGCAAACTCAAACAAATAGCGTAATTCCTTTTCCTTCTTCAAGTGCTTATCAAATAGAGCAGCCAATCCAAACAAGAGCAGCATTAGCATTTCTGCTCTCTGATAAAGGGATTTTTTTCCGCGAATTCCTTTTGGATGAG ATTTATATCCAGATGATTTTAGATTTGTAA